In a genomic window of Halalkalicoccus sp. CG83:
- a CDS encoding winged helix-turn-helix domain-containing protein — MSGDDSNVDDEIPVDVHETEAERDARTRIEEGADRAVEEFDRGIVDLLAWVLDTETRARIYVYLRQYPGSTSEEVAAGTGLYPSTVREALAELHDEGKVDRGKRENEGAGNNPYEYTAIAPSELVGGIVHQVQDELNTVINLDRYLDESDDGEPAEPISITVDDVGIEPDADGPAEDVDAGDASTDENEE; from the coding sequence ATGTCTGGAGACGACTCGAACGTCGACGACGAGATCCCCGTCGACGTCCACGAAACCGAGGCCGAGCGCGACGCCCGAACGCGAATCGAGGAGGGGGCGGACCGGGCCGTCGAGGAGTTCGACCGGGGGATCGTCGACCTGCTCGCGTGGGTGCTCGACACCGAGACGCGCGCTCGGATCTACGTCTACCTCCGCCAGTACCCCGGCTCGACGAGCGAGGAGGTCGCCGCCGGGACGGGTCTCTACCCCAGTACCGTCCGCGAGGCGCTCGCGGAGCTCCACGATGAGGGGAAGGTCGACCGCGGAAAACGCGAGAACGAGGGCGCGGGCAACAACCCCTACGAGTACACCGCGATCGCGCCGAGCGAACTGGTCGGCGGGATCGTCCACCAGGTCCAGGACGAGCTCAACACAGTGATCAACCTCGATCGGTATCTCGACGAGAGCGACGACGGCGAGCCCGCCGAACCGATCAGCATCACGGTCGACGACGTCGGCATCGAACCGGACGCGGACGGCCCCGCCGAGGACGTCGACGCCGGGGACGCCAGCACCGACGAGAACGAGGAGTAA
- a CDS encoding phosphopantetheine adenylyltransferase: protein MQVALGGTFDPIHDGHRALFERAFELGDVTVGLTSDDLAPETRHEDRPIRPFEERRSRLEDELAAIEDDCDHDREYEIRELDEPTGIAIEPQFDALVVSPETHEGGERINERRRERGHDPLEIVVVEHLLAEDGGVVSSTRIIRGEIDEHGNLTPEREGRGARQES from the coding sequence ATGCAGGTTGCGCTGGGTGGGACGTTCGATCCGATACACGACGGCCACCGGGCTCTTTTCGAACGCGCCTTCGAGCTGGGTGACGTGACGGTAGGACTAACCAGCGACGACCTCGCCCCGGAGACCCGTCACGAGGACCGCCCCATCCGGCCCTTCGAGGAGCGGCGGTCGCGGCTCGAGGACGAACTCGCGGCGATCGAGGACGACTGTGACCACGACCGGGAGTACGAGATCCGCGAGCTCGACGAGCCGACCGGCATCGCGATCGAACCGCAGTTCGACGCGCTGGTCGTCTCGCCCGAGACGCACGAGGGCGGCGAACGCATCAACGAGCGACGTCGCGAGCGGGGACACGACCCCCTCGAGATCGTCGTCGTCGAGCACCTGCTCGCCGAGGACGGCGGCGTGGTCTCGAGTACGCGGATCATCCGCGGCGAGATCGATGAGCACGGCAACCTCACGCCCGAGCGGGAGGGTCGTGGCGCACGACAGGAGAGCTGA
- a CDS encoding transcription initiation factor IIB family protein — MYRASDRLENERWLTDLQRAADSLDLGSEARSNAEDLFLSTVPENDRSKPAAVAASLYAGSLIAGDQRSQGAVADAVGVTRLTIQQRWKPLLERAGLEPPTW, encoded by the coding sequence GTGTACCGCGCAAGCGATCGCCTGGAGAACGAACGGTGGCTGACCGACCTCCAGCGGGCCGCCGACAGCCTCGATCTGGGGAGCGAGGCGCGCTCGAACGCGGAGGACCTCTTCCTCTCGACTGTCCCGGAGAACGACCGCTCGAAGCCCGCGGCGGTCGCGGCGAGCCTCTACGCAGGCAGTCTGATCGCGGGCGACCAGCGCTCACAGGGCGCCGTCGCCGACGCGGTCGGCGTCACCCGGCTGACGATCCAGCAGCGGTGGAAGCCGCTGCTCGAACGCGCCGGACTCGAACCGCCGACCTGGTGA